In a single window of the Streptomyces sp. NBC_00353 genome:
- a CDS encoding carbohydrate ABC transporter permease, whose protein sequence is MTTLLETDMANGRTEQPSTAPKESPLRRALRIEPRPVWEEEPTKAGLAFKGFGLFTICAIVLVPLWVVVVTSLSDTKTINNAGGLVVWPRTVTFVAYKELLGGGAVTRAALVSVGLTLVGTAFSMVISVLCAYGLSRRDSFAHSKLLMTLMATMFFGAGLIPTYLLVTGIGLGNSYWSMILPSAISVFNILVLRGFFMDTAPELIDAARIDGAGEWRILLQIVMPLSRAVIAVISLFYAVGYWSQWFNAMLYIQDSDKYPLQMILRQLVLQHQVPPGAMGAAVSSGAINSLAVQMAVMVLALIPVAVLSPFVQKHFQKGMLTGAVKG, encoded by the coding sequence ATGACGACTCTCCTGGAAACTGACATGGCCAACGGCCGCACGGAACAGCCCTCCACGGCACCCAAGGAGTCACCGCTCCGGCGCGCGCTGCGGATCGAGCCCCGTCCCGTGTGGGAGGAGGAGCCCACCAAGGCAGGTCTCGCCTTCAAGGGCTTCGGTCTCTTCACGATCTGCGCGATCGTGCTCGTACCTCTGTGGGTGGTGGTCGTCACCAGCCTCTCCGACACGAAGACGATCAACAACGCGGGAGGTCTGGTCGTCTGGCCGAGGACCGTCACCTTCGTCGCGTACAAGGAACTCCTCGGCGGCGGCGCCGTCACCCGGGCCGCCCTGGTGAGCGTCGGCCTGACCCTCGTCGGTACGGCGTTCAGCATGGTGATCTCGGTGCTCTGCGCATACGGGCTGAGCCGGCGGGACTCCTTCGCTCACAGCAAACTGCTCATGACGCTGATGGCGACGATGTTCTTCGGCGCCGGACTCATCCCCACCTATCTGCTGGTCACCGGCATCGGACTGGGCAACAGCTACTGGTCGATGATCCTGCCCAGCGCGATCAGCGTCTTCAACATCCTGGTGCTGCGCGGCTTCTTCATGGACACCGCGCCCGAACTGATCGACGCGGCGCGCATCGACGGCGCGGGCGAGTGGCGGATCCTGCTGCAGATCGTCATGCCACTGTCCCGAGCGGTGATCGCCGTGATCTCGCTGTTCTACGCGGTCGGCTACTGGAGCCAGTGGTTCAACGCGATGCTCTACATCCAGGACAGCGACAAGTACCCGCTCCAGATGATCCTGCGCCAGCTCGTCCTCCAGCACCAGGTGCCGCCGGGCGCCATGGGCGCGGCGGTCAGCAGCGGGGCGATCAACAGCCTCGCCGTGCAGATGGCGGTCATGGTGCTGGCGCTGATCCCGGTCGCGGTGCTGTCGCCGTTCGTCCAGAAGCACTTCCAGAAGGGCATGCTCACCGGCGCCGTGAAGGGCTGA
- a CDS encoding extracellular solute-binding protein → MAAVAVAGGVPLLAACGGGSGSGSKEGTTTGKALKKVLPNYVPSNLVQPDVAGVNGSSPGFTELPDPLVASVKSAPGKGSAFRIMTPLWGTVPKKNNPYYTAVNKAVGATLNFDPQDGNTYQDKIGAVLAGSDIPDVVTIPGWNMQGQIRNAITAKFADLSPYLAGDAIKKYPNLANIPTGAWQYSVFGGKLRGLPMPQPVLGNAIFYRKDLIGSGAVPGSAADLLAFGKEYTDAKKKVWAFDDLWTCIQKIFGLLPDAPHYWKLENGKLVHKIETQEYREALAFALKLHDGGYVHPDAEAGKDADSKIRFTGGRVLMYNDGTGGWKGMVTEQAAANPKFDMQALDFFNQDGGKPVLWQDDPAGIFTFLSKTLPKAKIEEFLGIADFAAAPYGTKEFMLTNYGVQDTHYTIKDGVPTFTPQGIQEAQPSTFLFLASPPHTIAFPDEPQLVKDYAGWMARQAPNVKKPLFFGMQIVEPQRYASLYTPFDDLQKDIRRGRKKVSDVDAAVTTWKNSGGDKLRAWYQDILEKNGSGN, encoded by the coding sequence GTGGCCGCGGTCGCCGTGGCCGGCGGGGTACCGCTGCTCGCCGCCTGCGGCGGCGGCTCCGGTTCCGGGAGCAAGGAAGGTACGACGACGGGCAAGGCGCTCAAGAAGGTCCTGCCGAACTACGTCCCGTCGAACCTGGTCCAGCCCGACGTGGCGGGCGTCAACGGTTCGAGCCCCGGCTTCACCGAGCTGCCCGACCCGTTGGTCGCCTCGGTGAAGTCCGCACCGGGCAAGGGTTCCGCGTTCCGGATCATGACTCCGCTGTGGGGCACCGTCCCGAAGAAGAACAACCCGTACTACACGGCCGTGAACAAGGCGGTCGGCGCGACCCTGAACTTCGACCCGCAGGACGGCAACACGTACCAGGACAAGATCGGCGCGGTCCTCGCCGGCTCCGACATCCCGGACGTCGTGACCATCCCCGGCTGGAACATGCAGGGCCAGATCCGCAACGCGATCACCGCCAAGTTCGCCGACCTGAGCCCGTACCTGGCCGGTGACGCGATCAAGAAGTACCCGAACCTGGCGAACATCCCGACCGGCGCCTGGCAGTACTCCGTCTTCGGCGGCAAGCTCCGCGGTCTGCCCATGCCGCAGCCGGTCCTCGGCAACGCGATCTTCTACCGCAAGGACCTGATCGGCTCCGGCGCCGTACCGGGCAGCGCTGCCGACCTGCTGGCCTTCGGCAAGGAGTACACGGACGCGAAGAAGAAGGTCTGGGCCTTCGACGACCTGTGGACCTGCATCCAGAAGATCTTCGGGCTGCTGCCCGACGCCCCGCACTACTGGAAGCTGGAGAACGGCAAGCTCGTCCACAAGATCGAGACGCAGGAGTACCGCGAGGCGCTCGCCTTCGCCCTCAAGCTTCACGACGGCGGTTACGTCCACCCGGACGCCGAGGCCGGCAAGGACGCCGACTCCAAGATCCGCTTCACCGGCGGACGCGTCCTGATGTACAACGACGGCACCGGCGGCTGGAAGGGCATGGTCACCGAGCAGGCCGCCGCCAACCCGAAGTTCGACATGCAGGCGCTGGACTTCTTCAACCAGGACGGCGGAAAGCCGGTCCTGTGGCAGGACGACCCGGCCGGCATCTTCACCTTCCTCAGCAAGACGCTGCCGAAGGCGAAGATCGAGGAGTTCCTCGGTATCGCCGACTTCGCCGCGGCGCCGTACGGCACCAAGGAGTTCATGCTCACCAACTACGGCGTGCAGGACACCCACTACACGATCAAGGACGGGGTGCCGACCTTCACCCCGCAGGGCATCCAGGAGGCCCAGCCCTCCACCTTCCTGTTCCTCGCCTCACCTCCGCACACCATCGCTTTCCCGGACGAGCCGCAGCTGGTGAAGGACTACGCGGGCTGGATGGCCCGGCAGGCCCCGAACGTCAAGAAGCCGCTCTTCTTCGGCATGCAGATCGTCGAACCGCAGCGGTACGCGTCCCTGTACACACCCTTCGACGACCTGCAGAAGGACATCCGGCGCGGCCGCAAGAAGGTCAGCGACGTCGACGCCGCGGTGACGACCTGGAAGAACAGCGGCGGCGACAAGCTGCGCGCCTGGTACCAGGACATTCTCGAGAAGAACGGCTCCGGCAACTGA
- a CDS encoding ABC transporter permease, with protein sequence MKPRATVATETDRAADRATGPIGDGGSGDSRSADSNSTAGGRDSSTKPRDAARTRPAAGGITWRLRLRRDRTLVLMTLPAIALLLIFNYIPLLGNIVAFQDYDVYDLGITGSPFVGFDNFTRIFEDYRFWQVLINTLVIFLTQLLLFFPIPIAIALLLNTIMSARVRAWVQAVVYLPHFFSWVLVVTVFQQMFGGAGLVAQWLREHGHEGFDLMTNASFFKFLVTAQAVWKDAGWGVIVFLAALAAVNTDLYEAAAVDGAGRWRRMWHVTLPALRPVIALLLVLRVGSALNLDFEQILLQRDQVGPGASEILDTYIWWTGIKTGDFGYAAAAGIFKGLFSVAMVLGANKVAHMLGEQGVYSKK encoded by the coding sequence GTGAAGCCACGGGCCACGGTTGCGACCGAAACGGACCGAGCGGCCGACCGGGCGACGGGCCCGATCGGCGACGGCGGGAGCGGGGACAGCAGGAGCGCGGACAGCAACAGCACCGCAGGCGGCAGGGACAGCAGCACGAAGCCCCGAGATGCGGCCAGGACTCGACCGGCAGCGGGCGGCATCACCTGGCGCCTGCGTCTGCGCCGGGACCGCACGCTGGTCCTGATGACGCTGCCCGCCATCGCCCTGCTGCTGATCTTCAACTACATCCCGCTGCTCGGAAACATCGTGGCCTTCCAGGACTACGACGTGTACGACCTGGGCATCACCGGCAGCCCCTTCGTCGGCTTCGACAACTTCACCCGGATCTTCGAGGACTACCGCTTCTGGCAAGTCCTCATCAACACACTGGTCATCTTCCTCACTCAGCTGCTCCTCTTCTTCCCCATCCCGATCGCCATCGCCCTGCTGCTCAACACGATCATGAGTGCGCGGGTACGGGCCTGGGTGCAGGCTGTCGTCTATCTGCCGCACTTCTTCTCCTGGGTGCTCGTCGTCACCGTCTTCCAGCAGATGTTCGGCGGGGCCGGCCTGGTCGCGCAGTGGCTGCGCGAACACGGCCATGAGGGCTTCGACCTGATGACCAATGCGAGCTTCTTCAAGTTCCTGGTCACCGCACAGGCCGTGTGGAAGGACGCCGGCTGGGGCGTGATCGTCTTCCTCGCCGCGCTCGCCGCCGTCAACACCGATCTGTACGAGGCGGCGGCCGTCGACGGTGCGGGGCGCTGGCGCCGCATGTGGCACGTCACACTGCCCGCGCTGCGTCCGGTGATCGCCCTGCTGCTCGTCCTTCGGGTCGGCAGTGCGCTCAACCTCGACTTCGAGCAGATCCTGCTCCAGCGCGACCAGGTCGGTCCGGGCGCTTCCGAAATCCTCGACACCTACATCTGGTGGACGGGCATCAAGACCGGCGACTTCGGCTACGCGGCCGCCGCCGGAATCTTCAAGGGACTGTTCAGCGTCGCCATGGTGCTGGGTGCGAACAAGGTCGCCCACATGCTGGGCGAGCAGGGGGTGTACTCCAAGAAATGA
- a CDS encoding cytochrome P450: protein MSTETGPAVDAEPSRHVPVPGPKGLPFLGNLPQFGKNPLAFFERLRGYGDMVSWRFGPNSCVFIADPGCIGELLTETERTFDQPALGIAFRTVMGNGVVVARGPDWRRKRSLVQPSVRPKQVRSYAATMAGSAVELADTWSGSERIDIKREMAALTQKIAVRTIFGVDTPADAEAMGRAMDVAQQEIGKEFSGIGALLPDWVPTPGRARIKKAAAVIDAEVGRVVARHRDGDGERPDLLSRLLTAVDENGAQLTDKEIRDETVTLYIGGHETTSSTLVWAWYLLSRNPQARAALTEELDRVLGDREPEFDDYARLTYTQAVVKETLRLYPTIWLVTGVAKEGARIGGVDMPKGTRVWTSQWATHRDERWFPESEEFRPERWDAENGDDIAEYAWFPFGGGPRVCLGTRFAMVEAVLILAVLARRFELEVDAGDVNPVPTLTLQPDQDVMATVRAR from the coding sequence ATGTCCACGGAGACCGGCCCCGCCGTCGATGCCGAGCCGAGCCGCCACGTACCCGTACCGGGCCCCAAGGGGCTGCCGTTTCTCGGGAATCTGCCGCAGTTCGGGAAGAACCCCCTGGCCTTCTTCGAGCGGCTGCGCGGGTACGGGGACATGGTGAGCTGGCGCTTCGGTCCCAACTCCTGTGTGTTCATAGCCGATCCGGGGTGCATAGGCGAACTGCTCACCGAGACGGAACGCACCTTCGACCAGCCGGCGCTGGGCATCGCGTTCCGCACCGTGATGGGCAACGGCGTGGTGGTGGCGCGCGGTCCGGACTGGCGGCGGAAGCGGTCGCTGGTCCAGCCGTCGGTACGGCCGAAGCAGGTGCGGTCGTACGCGGCGACGATGGCGGGCAGCGCGGTGGAGCTGGCGGACACCTGGTCCGGCAGTGAACGCATCGACATCAAGCGGGAGATGGCCGCGCTGACGCAGAAGATCGCCGTCCGCACCATCTTCGGGGTGGACACCCCGGCGGACGCCGAGGCGATGGGCCGGGCGATGGATGTCGCCCAGCAGGAGATCGGCAAGGAGTTCAGCGGCATCGGCGCGCTGCTCCCCGACTGGGTGCCGACGCCGGGCAGGGCCAGGATCAAGAAGGCCGCCGCGGTCATCGACGCCGAGGTGGGCCGGGTCGTCGCCCGGCACCGCGACGGGGACGGTGAGCGCCCCGACCTGCTGAGCCGGCTGCTGACCGCGGTGGACGAGAACGGCGCGCAGCTCACGGACAAGGAGATCCGCGACGAGACCGTCACCCTCTACATCGGCGGGCACGAGACCACCAGCTCCACCCTGGTCTGGGCGTGGTACCTGCTGTCCCGCAACCCGCAGGCGCGCGCCGCGCTCACCGAGGAGCTGGACCGGGTGCTCGGCGACCGGGAGCCGGAGTTCGACGACTACGCGCGACTGACGTACACCCAGGCCGTGGTCAAGGAGACGTTGCGGCTGTACCCGACGATCTGGCTGGTGACCGGGGTCGCCAAGGAGGGGGCGCGGATCGGCGGCGTGGACATGCCGAAGGGCACCAGGGTGTGGACGAGCCAATGGGCGACGCACCGCGACGAGCGGTGGTTCCCGGAGTCCGAGGAGTTCCGCCCGGAGCGCTGGGACGCCGAGAACGGCGACGACATCGCGGAGTACGCCTGGTTCCCGTTCGGCGGCGGTCCCCGGGTCTGCCTCGGTACGCGGTTCGCGATGGTCGAGGCGGTGCTGATCCTGGCGGTGCTGGCGCGCCGGTTCGAACTGGAGGTGGACGCGGGCGACGTCAACCCCGTGCCCACGCTGACACTCCAGCCGGACCAGGATGTCATGGCGACGGTACGGGCCCGGTAG
- a CDS encoding glycoside hydrolase family 3 C-terminal domain-containing protein, which translates to MTEQPQPFRDPRLPFARRIDDLLQRLTLDERIAMLHQFAPAVDRLGIGAFRTGQEGLHGVAWMGPATVFPQAVGLGATWNDDLVRRVGEAVGNEVRAKRAKDDRVGLNVWAPTVNLLRHPLWGRGEEGYAEDAALTSAIAVAYTRGLRGDHPHYWRTAPVLKHWLAHNNETDRDTSSSSVRPRVLHEYDLRAFRDAVRAGAVAGVMPAYNLVNGRPNHVSPLLSQQLRRWTEQSLVVCSDAGAPSNLVDSEHYFDTHEEATAAALKAGVDSFTDHGQDSTVMTGRIRRALEQGLLDEADIDTAVRRLLELRYSLGEFDSGLDPYADTTAFDTAEHRALAQEAAEQAVVLLKNDGLLPLDPGAPGTIAVVGLLADACKLDWYSGTLIHRSTPLDGVRTRFGADRVTFAEGADLVRLKCAAGWLQIPADAGTGTGHGAEGALDPALLAGRTDLPPLTCGDTPSELALVDWGNGVLTLRDPDGRYLSVAEDGYVRASADEPGGWIVQETFRWEKVEGHAGGHRLVHIGTGGYVSVAADGVKVAGVDEKISGHAGTGAGPAAAVFEIEVVERGEDAVARAAAAADTVIVVVGNDPHINGRETEDRTTLDLPAHQARLWRAAHAANPRTVLAVTSAYPYALTDAAAALPALLWTAHGGQAAGTALARILSGDVSPAGRLPQTWYTSDAELPGLLDYDIIGSRQTYLYYQGTPLYPFGHGLSYTAFSYSGLTAERDGDRLNVSVNVTNTGVVAADEVAQLYVRAQEPSVVRPLRQLVGHRRLHLAPGAGQRIEFAVPVTELGHWDVAHSRWTVEPGGYEVQAGASSADIRLTTAVTVDGEPSGPRPVLHHGLEAADYDEQFGTEIVDRTKTDGDAVTATAPVNELLFRRCDFAAGTRTVEVSAAGEGSVEITVDGRTTTVDIPATDGPYDYRGHETPLTASGVRDVQVTLRGTVRLARIAFPGATE; encoded by the coding sequence GTGACGGAACAACCGCAGCCCTTCCGCGATCCGCGACTGCCCTTCGCCCGGCGCATCGACGATCTGCTTCAGCGGCTCACCCTCGACGAGCGGATCGCGATGCTGCACCAGTTCGCACCCGCGGTCGACCGGCTCGGGATCGGCGCCTTCCGCACCGGTCAGGAGGGACTGCACGGCGTGGCCTGGATGGGCCCCGCGACCGTCTTCCCGCAGGCCGTCGGCCTGGGCGCCACCTGGAACGACGACCTGGTGCGCCGGGTCGGCGAGGCAGTCGGCAACGAGGTCCGGGCCAAGCGGGCCAAGGACGACCGGGTCGGTCTCAACGTCTGGGCCCCGACCGTGAATCTGCTGCGCCATCCGCTGTGGGGGCGCGGCGAGGAGGGGTACGCGGAGGACGCCGCCCTGACCTCCGCCATTGCCGTCGCATACACCCGGGGACTGCGCGGCGACCACCCGCACTACTGGCGCACCGCCCCGGTGCTCAAGCACTGGCTTGCCCACAACAACGAGACCGACCGGGACACCTCCTCCTCGTCGGTCCGTCCGAGGGTGCTGCACGAGTACGACCTCCGGGCGTTCCGCGACGCCGTGCGGGCGGGCGCGGTGGCAGGCGTCATGCCCGCCTACAACCTGGTCAACGGGCGGCCCAACCATGTCTCGCCGCTCCTGTCCCAGCAGCTGCGACGCTGGACCGAGCAGTCGCTCGTGGTCTGCTCCGACGCCGGGGCGCCGTCCAACCTGGTCGACTCCGAGCACTACTTCGACACCCATGAAGAAGCCACGGCCGCCGCGCTGAAGGCCGGAGTCGACAGCTTCACCGACCACGGCCAGGACTCCACCGTCATGACCGGCCGCATCCGCCGCGCACTGGAGCAGGGCCTCCTCGACGAGGCCGACATCGACACGGCTGTCCGCCGCCTGCTCGAACTGCGCTACTCGCTGGGGGAGTTCGACTCCGGCCTCGACCCGTACGCGGACACCACCGCCTTCGACACGGCCGAACACCGGGCGCTCGCCCAGGAGGCCGCCGAACAGGCCGTGGTCCTGCTGAAGAACGACGGTCTGCTGCCGCTCGACCCCGGGGCGCCCGGGACGATCGCGGTCGTCGGCCTGCTCGCCGACGCCTGCAAGCTCGACTGGTACAGCGGCACGCTGATCCACCGGTCCACCCCGCTCGACGGAGTGCGGACCCGGTTCGGCGCGGACCGGGTGACGTTCGCGGAGGGCGCCGACCTGGTCCGTCTGAAGTGTGCGGCGGGCTGGCTGCAGATCCCTGCCGACGCCGGCACCGGCACCGGCCACGGCGCGGAAGGCGCCCTCGACCCGGCGCTCCTCGCCGGCCGCACCGACCTTCCGCCACTGACGTGCGGCGACACCCCGTCCGAGCTGGCGCTCGTCGACTGGGGCAACGGCGTCCTCACCCTGAGGGACCCCGACGGCCGCTATCTGTCGGTCGCCGAGGACGGTTACGTACGCGCGTCCGCGGACGAACCCGGCGGCTGGATCGTCCAGGAGACATTCCGCTGGGAGAAGGTGGAAGGTCACGCCGGGGGGCACCGCCTTGTGCACATCGGAACGGGTGGGTACGTCTCGGTTGCCGCCGACGGCGTAAAGGTTGCCGGGGTGGACGAAAAAATTTCCGGACACGCCGGGACGGGCGCCGGACCGGCCGCCGCCGTCTTCGAGATCGAGGTCGTCGAGCGCGGCGAGGACGCCGTCGCCCGCGCGGCCGCGGCCGCCGACACCGTGATCGTCGTCGTCGGCAACGACCCGCACATCAACGGTCGCGAGACCGAGGACCGCACCACCCTCGACCTGCCTGCCCACCAGGCACGCCTCTGGCGTGCCGCGCACGCCGCGAACCCGCGTACCGTGCTGGCGGTCACCTCCGCCTACCCGTACGCACTCACCGACGCTGCGGCCGCACTCCCGGCCCTGCTGTGGACCGCGCACGGTGGCCAGGCAGCCGGGACCGCGCTCGCCCGGATCCTGTCCGGCGACGTCTCCCCGGCAGGCCGGCTCCCGCAGACCTGGTACACCTCCGACGCGGAGCTGCCCGGCCTGCTCGACTACGACATCATCGGTTCACGGCAGACGTACCTCTACTACCAGGGCACGCCGCTCTACCCGTTCGGCCACGGACTGTCGTACACCGCGTTCTCCTACTCCGGGCTGACGGCCGAGCGGGACGGTGACCGGCTGAACGTGTCGGTGAACGTCACCAACACGGGTGTCGTCGCCGCCGACGAGGTCGCCCAGCTCTACGTACGAGCGCAGGAACCGTCCGTCGTCCGGCCCCTGCGTCAGCTCGTCGGCCACCGGCGTCTGCACCTCGCGCCGGGCGCCGGGCAGCGCATCGAGTTCGCCGTCCCGGTGACCGAACTGGGCCACTGGGACGTGGCGCACAGCCGCTGGACCGTCGAACCCGGGGGGTACGAAGTCCAGGCCGGAGCCTCCTCCGCGGACATCAGGCTCACCACCGCCGTCACGGTCGACGGCGAACCGTCCGGCCCCCGCCCTGTCCTGCACCACGGACTCGAGGCGGCCGACTACGACGAGCAGTTCGGCACCGAGATCGTCGACCGCACGAAGACGGACGGCGACGCCGTCACCGCCACCGCCCCCGTGAACGAACTCCTTTTCCGGCGCTGCGACTTCGCGGCCGGTACCCGCACCGTCGAGGTGTCCGCGGCGGGGGAGGGCTCCGTGGAGATCACGGTCGACGGCCGCACGACAACCGTCGACATCCCCGCCACCGACGGACCCTACGACTACCGCGGCCACGAGACGCCGCTGACCGCCTCCGGCGTGCGGGACGTACAGGTCACGCTGCGGGGCACGGTGCGTCTGGCCCGAATCGCTTTCCCGGGAGCAACCGAGTGA
- a CDS encoding DUF6221 family protein, with protein MTDNSEMVAFVRARLAEEEQVARAAGGQSWRCPAETPGEVHDRTGAIAFSLRTHGYDDHIALQDPARSLRRIETSRVLLDEYEEVAALDADRPHHDFASGRAVGLGFVVRQMAAEDAGHPDYQAKWLPRFTQ; from the coding sequence ATGACTGACAACTCCGAGATGGTGGCCTTCGTGCGGGCGCGCCTGGCCGAGGAGGAACAGGTTGCGCGAGCGGCCGGCGGCCAGAGTTGGCGGTGCCCGGCCGAGACGCCGGGGGAGGTCCACGACCGGACCGGTGCCATCGCGTTCAGCCTGCGGACACATGGTTACGACGATCACATCGCCCTGCAGGACCCCGCGCGCTCGCTCCGCCGCATCGAGACGAGCAGGGTCCTGCTGGACGAGTACGAGGAGGTCGCCGCCCTGGACGCCGACCGTCCCCACCACGACTTCGCCTCCGGCCGCGCGGTCGGACTGGGCTTCGTCGTACGGCAGATGGCCGCGGAGGACGCCGGGCACCCCGACTACCAGGCGAAGTGGCTGCCCCGGTTCACCCAGTGA
- the yicI gene encoding alpha-xylosidase, protein MKFTDGFWLMREGVRACYATEIRDLRVDADQFTAYAAVKQVQQRGDTLNTPLITVDCFSPAEGIIGVRTTHHAGKVNHGPDFEFPGLDTATAAARTRRDGAVTELTSGPLTLRMDGDGPWGMTFLDARGRRLTGVDSKGTAFATTPDGAHHMIAQLALDVGENIYGLGERFTPYVKNGQTVDIWQADGGTSSDLAYKNIPFYLSSRGYGVFVNHPGKVSFEIGSESVGQVQFSVEDQSLEYYIVAGPTPKDILARYTALTGRPALPPAWSFGLWLTTSFCTSYDEETVTSFVDGMAERDIPLSVFHFDCFWMREYQWSDFQWDPDVFPDPVGMLARLKERGLRISMWINPYIAQKSPLFAEGAEHGYLVRRPGGDIWQWDLWQPGMALVDFTNPAAREWYNAKLRVLLDQGVDCFKTDFGERVPTDVVWHDGSDPERMHNYYAQIYNRTVFELLEKERGHGEAVLFARSATAGGQQFPVHWGGDCFASFTAMAESLRGGLSLSLSGFGFWSHDIGGFEGTPDPAVFKRWLAFGLLSSHSRLHGNVSYRVPWAFGDEAVDVARKFTLLKHRLMPYLYGVAAEAHRTGIPMMRPMLLEFPADPTTRMLDRQYMLGPDLLVAPVFTEDGQVEYYVPEGTWTHLLTGETVTGPAWRHEMHGFDSLPLLVRPGAVLPWGADDQRPDGDWLDGLTLRAFGPAPATTDTVVTLVDQTGAAAAAFRVVRDSASGSTQVTAEGTDRPYRVIVEETGATGQGAGTVEVPAV, encoded by the coding sequence ATGAAGTTCACCGACGGCTTCTGGCTCATGCGAGAGGGCGTCCGCGCCTGCTACGCGACCGAGATCCGTGACCTGCGGGTCGACGCCGACCAGTTCACCGCCTACGCCGCGGTCAAGCAGGTCCAGCAGCGCGGCGACACCCTCAACACCCCCCTCATCACGGTCGATTGCTTCTCCCCGGCCGAAGGGATCATCGGCGTGCGCACCACCCATCACGCCGGCAAGGTCAACCACGGACCGGACTTCGAGTTCCCCGGACTCGACACCGCGACCGCCGCCGCCCGCACTCGCCGGGACGGCGCGGTCACCGAACTGACCAGCGGCCCGCTGACGTTGCGCATGGACGGCGACGGACCGTGGGGCATGACGTTCCTCGACGCCCGGGGCCGCCGCCTGACGGGAGTGGACAGCAAGGGCACCGCCTTCGCCACCACCCCCGACGGCGCCCATCACATGATCGCCCAACTCGCCCTGGACGTCGGCGAGAACATCTACGGACTCGGCGAGCGCTTCACCCCGTACGTCAAGAACGGCCAGACCGTCGACATCTGGCAGGCGGACGGCGGCACCAGCAGCGACCTGGCCTACAAGAACATCCCGTTCTACCTCTCCTCGCGCGGCTACGGCGTCTTCGTCAACCACCCCGGCAAGGTCTCCTTCGAGATCGGCTCGGAGTCGGTCGGCCAGGTGCAGTTCAGCGTCGAGGACCAGTCGCTGGAGTACTACATCGTCGCCGGGCCGACGCCGAAGGACATCCTGGCCCGCTACACCGCCCTCACCGGCCGGCCCGCGCTGCCCCCGGCCTGGTCGTTCGGCCTCTGGCTGACCACCTCGTTCTGCACGTCGTACGACGAGGAGACCGTCACCTCGTTCGTCGACGGCATGGCGGAGCGGGACATCCCGCTGTCGGTCTTCCACTTCGACTGCTTCTGGATGCGCGAATACCAGTGGTCGGACTTCCAATGGGACCCGGACGTCTTCCCCGACCCGGTCGGCATGCTGGCCAGGCTCAAGGAACGCGGACTGCGCATCAGCATGTGGATCAACCCGTACATCGCCCAGAAGTCGCCGCTCTTTGCGGAGGGCGCCGAGCACGGCTATCTGGTGCGCCGTCCCGGTGGCGACATCTGGCAGTGGGACCTGTGGCAGCCCGGCATGGCACTCGTCGACTTCACCAATCCGGCCGCCCGCGAGTGGTACAACGCCAAGCTGCGGGTCCTTCTCGACCAGGGCGTCGACTGCTTCAAGACGGACTTCGGTGAGCGGGTGCCGACGGATGTCGTCTGGCACGACGGCTCCGACCCGGAGCGGATGCACAACTACTACGCGCAGATCTACAACCGGACCGTCTTCGAACTCCTGGAGAAGGAGCGCGGGCACGGCGAAGCGGTGCTCTTCGCCCGCTCGGCGACGGCCGGCGGCCAGCAGTTCCCGGTCCACTGGGGCGGCGACTGCTTCGCCTCGTTCACCGCGATGGCGGAGTCGCTGCGCGGTGGTCTGTCGCTGTCGCTGTCCGGCTTCGGCTTCTGGAGCCATGACATCGGCGGCTTCGAGGGCACCCCCGACCCCGCGGTCTTCAAGCGGTGGCTCGCCTTCGGCCTGCTCTCCTCGCACAGCCGGCTGCACGGCAACGTGTCGTACCGCGTGCCGTGGGCGTTCGGCGACGAGGCCGTGGACGTGGCCCGGAAGTTCACCCTCCTCAAGCACCGCCTCATGCCGTACCTGTACGGGGTGGCGGCCGAGGCCCACCGCACGGGCATCCCGATGATGCGGCCGATGCTGCTGGAGTTCCCGGCCGACCCGACCACCCGGATGCTGGACCGTCAGTACATGCTCGGCCCGGACCTGCTGGTGGCCCCCGTCTTCACGGAGGACGGCCAGGTCGAGTACTACGTCCCCGAAGGCACCTGGACCCACCTCCTGACCGGCGAAACGGTCACCGGACCGGCCTGGCGCCACGAGATGCACGGCTTCGACAGCCTTCCGCTCCTGGTCCGCCCCGGCGCGGTACTCCCGTGGGGCGCGGACGACCAGCGTCCGGACGGCGACTGGCTGGACGGCCTGACGCTGCGGGCCTTCGGCCCGGCGCCCGCGACGACCGACACGGTTGTCACCTTGGTCGACCAGACGGGCGCCGCTGCGGCGGCCTTCCGGGTCGTACGGGACAGTGCCTCGGGCTCGACGCAGGTCACCGCCGAGGGGACGGACCGTCCGTACCGCGTGATCGTGGAGGAAACCGGGGCGACGGGGCAGGGAGCGGGGACGGTGGAGGTGCCGGCGGTCTGA